One Solanum lycopersicum chromosome 2, SLM_r2.1 genomic region harbors:
- the LOC138342072 gene encoding uncharacterized protein codes for MGLGDTIKEGNKASNQNCARAMIFLRHHLDEILKIEYLTVKDPLVLWKNLKERFDQLKMVIHPKARCDWMHLRLQDFKSIHEYNSAMFRITSQLKLCGETVNEIDMMEKTFSTFHASNVILQQQYREKGFKKYSALISHLLVAEQNNDLLLKNHENRPTGSEPLPEVNEAYAHHARRRKGRGPNRGRGRGRGRRRGRGRDYGQERNSNLGINHSSNKKEKRKEEKREATREGCFRCGGRGHYARDFRTPKHLVELYQESLKKKEKNPEANFISENQVDITHLDIAYFFAHPEGKIDHLIGDGSVNMEE; via the coding sequence ATGGGTCTTGGAGACACCATAAAAGAAGGAAATAAGGCATCGAATCAAAACTGTGCACGAGCAATGATATTCTTGCGTCATCATCTTGACGAGATTCTGAAAATTGAATATCTGACAGTTAAGGATCCACTTGTTTTGTGGAAAAACCTAAAAGAAAGATTTGACCAGTTGAAGATGGTCATACATCCAAAGGCACGATGTGATTGGATGCATctaaggctacaagactttaagtCTATACATGAGTATAATTCTGCCATGTTCAGGATCACTTCTCAATTGAAATTATGTGGAGAAACGGTTAATGAgattgatatgatggaaaagacATTCTCCACTTTCCATGCCTCGAATGTGATCTTGCAGCAACAATATCGAGAGAAAGGTTTCAAAAAGTATTCTGCACTAATTTCGCATCTTCTTGTGGCCGagcaaaataatgatttattattgaaaaatcatgAGAATCGACCTACAGGATCTGAACCACTTCCTGAAGTGAATGAGGCGTACGCCCACCATGCTAGGCGTAGAAAAGGTCGCGGTCCTAATCGTGGACGTGGACGTGGTCGTGGACGTAGACGTGGTCGTGGTCGTGATTATGGTCAAGAACGTAATTCTAATCTTGGCATtaatcattcatcaaataaaaaggaaaaaagaaaggaagagAAACGTGAAGCAACTAGGGAAGGTTGTTTTCGATGTGGTGGAAGAGGTCATTATGCACGTGATTTTCGTACTCCCAAGCACTTGGTTGAGCTTTATCAAGAATCactaaagaagaaagagaaaaatcctgaggcaaattttatctctgaaaatcaagttgacatCACGCACTTGGATATAGCATATTTCTTCGCACATCctgaaggaaaaatagatcaCTTAATTGGTGATGGTTCTGTGAACATGGaagagtga